A genomic region of Danio aesculapii chromosome 21, fDanAes4.1, whole genome shotgun sequence contains the following coding sequences:
- the ghitm gene encoding growth hormone-inducible transmembrane protein encodes MLLCRLSCLRAPLGLRSAVPQGPRALIRSPALMMRPQQQGFSSKVRLGLRRAKTPKEQLQDAAIQNTHTASRVDSMGRVLLAGGAAVGLGALCYYGLGMSSEIGAIEKAAIWPQYVRDRIHSTYLYFAGSVGLTALSAVAISRTPVLMGIMMSNSWLVHTHTHTHTHTHTMEVMRGD; translated from the exons ATGCTCCTGTGTCGTCTCTCCTGTCTGCGGGCTCCGCTCGGCCTGCGCTCTGCTGTCCCTCAGGGGCCCCGAGCTCTGATCAGGAGCCCTGCACTGATGATGAGGCCCCAGCAG CAGGGTTTCTCCAGCAAGGTCAGGCTGGGGCTCCGCAGGGCCAAAACCCCTAAAGAGCAGCTGCAGGATGCTGCAATCCAGAACACACACACCGCCAGCAGAG TTGACAGTATGGGTCGGGTTCTGCTGGCGGGCGGTGCTGCGGTGGGTTTGGGCGCTCTGTGTTATTACGGCCTCGGCATGTCTAGTGAGATCGGGGCCATCGAGAAGGCAGC gatcTGGCCGCAGTACGTTCGGGATCGCATACACTCCACATACCTGTATTTCGCGGGCAGTGTGGGCCTGACAGCGCTCTCGGCGGTGGCCATCAGCAGGACCCCGGTGCTTATGGGGATCATGATGAGCAACTCCTggctggtacacacacacacacacacacacacacacacacacaccatggagGTGATGCGTGGcgattag